A DNA window from Rossellomorea marisflavi contains the following coding sequences:
- a CDS encoding ROK family transcriptional regulator, with product MKQSWNQSSMKHENKRLVLQQIIAEEPISRADLAKRCGLNKATVSSLVAELMDDSLVKEAGIGESSGGRRPVLLYFSREAGYALGLNVGTGTVEAVLTDLRGTTIAQEHFPSRDKEYEPTITVIEEAVEWAHRVVPPSPHGIIGVGVAVPGMIDHCGTVLNAPNLQWRNRPLKCDLEDKLKLPVMIENEANAGAYREYQTRSDSAESLVYISIGTGIGAGIVLNGSLYRGQSGYAGEIGHMTLDFQGPLCTCGNNGCMELYASEPSLVKKAMASGLSGGEDFDSLLHMARKGNESVLSLFTEAGRALGSGIVSTIHAYDAKHIFIASRGGEWMKNAVRETVRKKALPHYRDDLDLVFLDTPAASLGVSGLVVDEFLKERKGFEKVRE from the coding sequence ATGAAGCAATCGTGGAATCAAAGCAGTATGAAACATGAAAACAAACGACTCGTCCTGCAGCAGATCATCGCAGAAGAACCGATCTCCCGTGCGGATCTCGCCAAGCGATGCGGTCTCAATAAAGCCACCGTCTCTTCCCTTGTGGCGGAGCTCATGGACGACTCCCTTGTAAAGGAAGCCGGCATCGGAGAATCCAGCGGAGGTCGCCGGCCCGTCCTGCTCTATTTTTCACGAGAAGCCGGGTATGCCCTGGGACTGAATGTGGGGACGGGAACGGTGGAGGCTGTCCTGACCGATCTCAGGGGGACGACCATTGCGCAAGAACACTTCCCGTCCCGTGATAAAGAGTATGAACCAACCATCACTGTTATAGAGGAAGCGGTGGAATGGGCTCACAGGGTGGTGCCTCCATCTCCCCATGGGATCATCGGCGTCGGTGTCGCGGTTCCCGGCATGATCGACCACTGTGGTACCGTGTTGAACGCCCCAAACTTGCAGTGGCGTAACCGCCCATTAAAGTGCGATTTGGAGGATAAGCTGAAGTTGCCCGTAATGATTGAAAATGAAGCCAATGCAGGCGCCTACCGGGAATATCAGACACGGTCAGACTCCGCTGAAAGCCTTGTTTATATCAGCATCGGAACCGGTATAGGCGCTGGTATTGTGCTCAACGGATCGCTCTACCGGGGGCAGAGCGGCTATGCGGGTGAAATCGGGCATATGACGCTCGACTTCCAGGGACCACTGTGCACATGTGGAAATAATGGCTGCATGGAACTGTATGCATCGGAGCCTTCACTCGTGAAAAAGGCCATGGCGTCCGGACTGTCAGGTGGAGAGGATTTCGACTCCTTACTGCACATGGCCCGGAAAGGCAATGAATCGGTCCTTTCCCTCTTCACGGAAGCCGGCCGGGCACTCGGGAGCGGAATCGTCAGCACGATTCATGCATATGATGCGAAGCACATCTTCATCGCCAGCCGTGGCGGTGAATGGATGAAAAACGCGGTTCGTGAAACCGTCAGAAAAAAAGCACTGCCCCATTACCGGGATGACCTTGATCTCGTCTTCCTTGACACCCCGGCCGCTTCTCTTGGAGTGTCTGGGTTGGTGGTGGATGAATTCCTGAAGGAACGGAAGGGTTTTGAAAAGGTCAGAGAATAA
- a CDS encoding SDR family NAD(P)-dependent oxidoreductase, whose product MEFKDKVVLITGAAGGIGLAAAKKYAEQGAKLSLVDLSQEALEKAAGEIDAEKLLLGADVTKEEEVENYVRQTKERFGRIDVFINNAGINGDFKNIVDQTVENLDKVFSVNVVGAFLGLKHVLKVMIDQKSGSVVNTASNGGLLGAPGMSLYVASKHALLGINKSAALEVADYGIRVNAVAPSGVDTAMMRSIETNAAKGHEEEARKGFEASVPMNRYATAEEIADLMLFLSSDRASFITGSYYRIDGGQGATSV is encoded by the coding sequence ATGGAATTCAAAGACAAGGTTGTATTGATCACAGGTGCCGCAGGAGGAATCGGGTTGGCTGCTGCGAAAAAATACGCAGAGCAAGGAGCCAAGCTTTCCCTGGTTGATTTGTCTCAGGAAGCCCTTGAAAAAGCGGCTGGTGAAATCGATGCAGAGAAATTACTGCTGGGGGCCGATGTAACGAAGGAAGAAGAAGTGGAAAACTACGTACGCCAGACAAAAGAACGATTCGGGCGGATTGACGTGTTCATCAATAATGCCGGCATCAATGGCGACTTCAAGAACATCGTGGATCAAACCGTCGAGAATTTGGATAAAGTCTTTTCTGTCAATGTTGTAGGCGCTTTCCTCGGATTGAAGCATGTGCTGAAAGTCATGATTGATCAAAAAAGCGGTTCGGTTGTGAACACAGCATCCAATGGAGGACTGTTAGGCGCTCCAGGCATGAGCTTGTATGTTGCCTCCAAACACGCTCTCCTCGGAATCAATAAGTCTGCTGCTCTGGAAGTCGCCGATTATGGAATCCGCGTCAACGCTGTGGCACCCTCAGGCGTGGATACAGCCATGATGCGCTCCATTGAAACGAATGCAGCGAAAGGCCACGAAGAAGAAGCACGTAAAGGATTCGAAGCAAGCGTTCCGATGAACCGCTATGCAACAGCTGAGGAAATTGCCGATCTTATGCTCTTCCTCTCCTCCGACCGCGCCTCCTTCATCACAGGTTCTTACTACCGCATTGACGGTGGGCAGGGTGCGACATCTGTATAA
- the xylA gene encoding xylose isomerase yields MPEFKEIPVIRYEGADSDSPFAFKQYNPDEIIGGKSMKDHLRFSAAYWHTFNADGSDPFGAGTMRRSWDALDGLDRAKARVESAFEFYDRLGLPYFAFHDVDIAPEGASLSETNRNLDVIVAMIKEYMESSGVKLLWNTVNAFTHPRYVHGAATSCSADVFAFAAASVKKGLEVGKELGAENYVFWGGREGYETLLNTDLKLEQDHLAAFLQMAVDYAGEIGFDAQFLIEPKPMEPTKHQYDYDVATSLSFLQQYGLADHFKFNIEANHATLAGHTFEHELRVARIRGMLGSVDANQGDPLIGWDTDEFPTDLYATTLAMYEILQNGGLGRGGLNFDAKVRRASFESEDLIHAHIAGMDAFAVGLKAAAKIMEDGVLEKNIGERYESFTSGIGLEIQEGRTDFKKLEAYALGLKEIRNRSGRQERLKAIVNQAILGVR; encoded by the coding sequence ATGCCCGAGTTCAAAGAAATTCCTGTCATCCGTTATGAAGGGGCTGATTCCGATAGCCCGTTTGCATTCAAGCAGTATAATCCCGATGAAATCATCGGTGGAAAGTCCATGAAGGATCATTTACGTTTCTCCGCTGCCTACTGGCATACGTTCAACGCGGATGGATCGGATCCGTTCGGCGCAGGGACGATGAGGCGCTCATGGGACGCCCTTGACGGATTGGATCGTGCCAAAGCCCGGGTGGAGTCTGCATTTGAATTCTATGATCGCCTCGGCCTTCCGTATTTCGCCTTCCATGATGTGGACATTGCCCCGGAAGGAGCAAGTCTATCGGAAACGAACCGGAATCTGGATGTGATCGTCGCCATGATCAAGGAGTACATGGAGTCGAGCGGGGTGAAGCTTCTGTGGAATACGGTCAATGCGTTTACCCATCCGCGCTACGTGCACGGGGCTGCCACAAGCTGTTCGGCCGATGTATTCGCGTTTGCGGCGGCAAGCGTGAAGAAAGGCCTTGAGGTCGGGAAGGAGCTTGGGGCGGAGAATTATGTGTTCTGGGGTGGCCGGGAAGGCTATGAAACGCTCCTTAATACGGACTTGAAGCTGGAGCAGGATCATTTGGCCGCGTTCCTGCAGATGGCGGTGGACTATGCAGGGGAGATCGGTTTCGATGCCCAGTTCCTCATCGAGCCGAAGCCGATGGAGCCGACGAAGCATCAGTATGATTACGACGTAGCTACCAGTCTATCATTCTTGCAGCAATACGGTCTGGCGGATCACTTTAAGTTCAATATCGAAGCCAATCACGCGACCCTGGCCGGTCATACATTCGAACATGAGCTCAGGGTGGCAAGGATTAGGGGGATGCTCGGTTCGGTCGATGCCAATCAGGGCGATCCCCTCATCGGCTGGGACACGGACGAATTCCCCACCGACCTGTATGCCACCACTCTTGCCATGTATGAAATCCTTCAGAACGGCGGTTTGGGGAGGGGTGGGTTGAACTTCGATGCGAAGGTGAGGCGTGCCTCGTTCGAGTCGGAAGATCTCATCCATGCCCATATCGCCGGAATGGACGCCTTTGCCGTCGGACTGAAAGCGGCGGCGAAGATCATGGAGGACGGCGTGCTGGAGAAGAACATCGGGGAGCGCTACGAGAGTTTCACCTCCGGCATCGGCCTTGAGATCCAGGAAGGACGGACCGATTTCAAGAAGCTGGAGGCATATGCCCTCGGCCTGAAGGAAATCAGGAATCGTTCAGGCAGGCAGGAGCGTCTGAAGGCCATCGTCAATCAGGCAATCCTGGGGGTGCGTTGA
- the xylB gene encoding xylulokinase has translation MEYVIGVDLGTSAVKCLLLDRAGNVVKEAGRSFSVMRGAPGYSEQDPDDWVRGTLQALKELTAVEGDVKGISFSGQMHGLVLLDEKGDVARPAILWNDTRTTDQCRFIEEKAGLPELLRVVKNRPLEGFTLPKLLWVKENEPQLFEHASVFMLPKDYVRYRLTGEIATDPSDAAGTLLLESRTGEWSKDLLDLFGIPAALCPTILPSEGKAGTVNAEMAAETGLVEGTPVFTGGADNACGAIGAGILSPGDTMCSIGTSGVIVSYEQDADIDYEGALHHFHHAVPGGYYAMGVTLSAGHSLSWFRDTFAAGESFDHLLQEAATVPPGANGLLFTPYLSGERTPHADAFIRGSFIGMDASQTRGDFVKAVMEGITFSLKESVEILRSKGKTIDTIVSIGGGAKSDVWLQLQADIFDAEVVSLVTEQGPGLGAGILAATGCGWFSSIQEAAGTFIRHGQRYQPDTGATTLYEKVYTIYKQVYPNTRLINEQLYPFRKGGKDV, from the coding sequence ATGGAGTATGTGATCGGAGTGGATCTCGGAACGAGCGCAGTGAAATGCCTCCTCCTCGACCGTGCCGGAAACGTGGTGAAGGAAGCCGGGCGGTCATTTTCCGTCATGCGCGGGGCCCCTGGCTACAGCGAGCAGGATCCCGATGACTGGGTCAGGGGGACTCTTCAGGCACTGAAGGAGCTCACTGCAGTAGAAGGAGACGTGAAAGGCATTTCATTCTCTGGACAGATGCACGGCCTCGTCCTTCTTGATGAAAAGGGGGACGTGGCCCGGCCGGCGATCCTGTGGAATGATACACGGACGACGGATCAGTGCCGTTTCATTGAAGAGAAGGCAGGTCTCCCTGAGCTCCTGCGTGTTGTGAAAAACCGTCCCCTTGAGGGATTCACCCTTCCGAAGCTTCTGTGGGTGAAGGAGAATGAACCGCAACTCTTTGAGCATGCGTCTGTTTTCATGCTGCCGAAGGACTACGTCCGCTACCGCCTGACCGGGGAGATTGCCACGGATCCGTCTGATGCAGCGGGCACGCTTCTCCTGGAGAGCAGAACGGGCGAGTGGAGCAAGGATCTCCTCGATCTTTTCGGTATTCCGGCAGCACTTTGCCCTACGATCCTTCCATCTGAAGGGAAGGCAGGGACCGTGAACGCGGAAATGGCTGCCGAGACAGGTCTGGTCGAAGGGACGCCGGTCTTCACGGGCGGCGCCGACAATGCATGCGGTGCGATCGGGGCAGGGATCCTATCTCCAGGGGACACCATGTGCAGCATCGGGACCTCCGGGGTCATCGTGAGCTATGAGCAGGATGCCGACATCGACTACGAAGGGGCGCTCCACCATTTTCACCATGCCGTCCCGGGTGGCTATTATGCCATGGGCGTCACCTTATCTGCAGGGCACAGCCTGAGCTGGTTCCGTGATACATTCGCTGCCGGTGAATCATTCGACCACCTTTTACAGGAGGCGGCCACTGTACCACCGGGAGCCAACGGGCTGCTGTTCACCCCGTATCTATCAGGCGAACGGACCCCCCATGCCGATGCCTTCATCAGGGGCAGCTTCATCGGGATGGATGCTTCTCAGACCAGGGGGGACTTTGTGAAGGCGGTGATGGAGGGGATCACGTTTTCCTTGAAGGAATCCGTCGAGATCCTGCGGTCGAAAGGGAAGACCATCGACACGATCGTCAGCATCGGCGGGGGAGCGAAGAGCGACGTTTGGCTCCAGCTGCAGGCCGATATCTTCGACGCTGAGGTGGTGAGCCTTGTCACCGAGCAGGGACCGGGTCTCGGAGCAGGGATCCTCGCGGCAACGGGGTGCGGATGGTTCTCTTCCATTCAAGAGGCGGCCGGCACGTTCATTCGCCATGGACAACGATACCAACCCGATACGGGCGCGACCACCCTTTATGAAAAGGTGTATACCATTTACAAACAAGTGTATCCTAACACCCGACTCATCAACGAACAGCTTTACCCATTCCGGAAAGGAGGAAAAGATGTATGA